One window from the genome of Bacillus tianshenii encodes:
- a CDS encoding helix-turn-helix transcriptional regulator, with product MNSLDNDVSNPLARYVPIADMIVATFGSNCEVVIHDLRNLQSSLIYIKGKVTGRQLGAPTTDVILRELRKNGDQAKDMLGFTTRTKDGKFLKTSISFIRNQNGEVIGCLGINFDITAFSMINQIINDFSVTNDINQINHPMPESYAKNVEEVFENLVENMLLEIGVPIAEMKREDKLIFVRRLEESGAFLVQGAIERISEILCVSKQTIYNYLEEIRS from the coding sequence ATGAATTCATTAGATAACGATGTAAGTAACCCGTTAGCAAGGTATGTTCCAATTGCTGATATGATTGTCGCTACTTTTGGCAGTAACTGTGAAGTGGTTATTCATGATTTGCGTAATTTACAATCTTCTCTCATTTATATTAAGGGAAAGGTAACAGGTAGACAGTTAGGTGCACCAACTACAGATGTAATCTTAAGGGAGCTTCGCAAAAACGGTGATCAGGCTAAAGACATGTTGGGCTTTACTACAAGAACAAAAGACGGGAAGTTCTTGAAAACATCTATTTCTTTCATTCGCAATCAGAATGGTGAAGTGATAGGCTGCTTAGGAATTAACTTTGATATCACAGCGTTTTCAATGATTAACCAAATAATAAATGATTTTTCGGTTACAAACGATATTAATCAAATTAATCACCCTATGCCAGAGTCGTATGCCAAAAATGTCGAGGAAGTCTTTGAGAATTTAGTTGAAAATATGCTCCTTGAAATCGGTGTTCCGATAGCAGAGATGAAGAGGGAGGACAAACTGATTTTCGTAAGAAGGTTAGAAGAAAGTGGTGCCTTCCTTGTTCAAGGAGCGATTGAACGAATCAGTGAGATTTTATGTGTATCAAAACAAACGATTTATAACTATTTAGAAGAAATCCGTTCCTAG
- a CDS encoding HNH endonuclease — protein MSLFRKVGKGVGTVGGGLIGGTVKVAGKAVGSKWKGTGEWIEEVGDSVESASKMALDNAGQFVDGAVQGTYGVIKKDKHYKEKGLNNLKDSSGKTIKGIGATLKYTVQNGSSTYKGFRSGDRDQAIQGLKNIGKVVAVSSLAIGVVDLIDGADIVEAEELETRNDHLVDHEHPETGVPFVEKTVDLPNGQVVEGTFPVFNETFNVMIAEDYYLESDDVHFRIANDSLYQAITENSELINEMEFSQSDVEYLANGQTPDGYTWHHNEEPGLIQLVDEETHAQTAHTGGRAIWGGGSEYR, from the coding sequence ATGAGTTTATTTCGTAAAGTTGGAAAAGGTGTAGGGACTGTAGGGGGAGGTCTAATAGGGGGGACTGTTAAGGTCGCTGGAAAAGCTGTTGGGAGTAAGTGGAAGGGAACTGGTGAATGGATTGAGGAAGTTGGAGATAGTGTAGAATCCGCTTCTAAAATGGCTTTAGATAATGCAGGACAATTTGTTGATGGAGCAGTACAAGGCACCTACGGCGTAATTAAAAAAGATAAGCATTATAAAGAAAAAGGATTAAATAACCTAAAGGACTCTTCTGGAAAAACGATTAAGGGAATTGGAGCTACACTAAAATATACTGTTCAAAATGGTAGCTCCACATATAAAGGATTTAGAAGTGGAGACAGAGACCAAGCAATACAGGGGTTAAAAAATATTGGTAAAGTAGTTGCTGTGTCTAGCCTTGCTATTGGAGTTGTTGATTTAATTGACGGAGCCGATATCGTGGAAGCGGAGGAACTTGAAACGAGGAATGATCATTTGGTAGACCATGAGCATCCAGAAACAGGGGTTCCTTTTGTAGAAAAAACAGTTGATTTACCAAATGGACAAGTGGTAGAGGGGACATTCCCGGTATTCAATGAAACTTTTAATGTCATGATTGCTGAGGATTATTATTTAGAAAGTGATGATGTTCATTTTAGAATAGCAAATGATAGTTTATATCAAGCTATTACAGAAAATTCTGAGCTTATTAATGAAATGGAATTTTCGCAATCAGATGTTGAATACTTGGCAAATGGACAAACACCAGATGGATACACGTGGCACCACAATGAAGAACCGGGTTTAATACAGTTAGTAGATGAAGAAACCCATGCTCAAACTGCTCATACAGGTGGTCGAGCAATTTGGGGAGGCGGTAGTGAATACCGTTAA
- a CDS encoding LysR family transcriptional regulator yields the protein MDINRFRYFIAVVDEGNISKAALKLKITQPSLSIMIKRLEEELDTLLFKRKGKRLILTTTGRLVYQRAKNILNSTDDMLLEIKEHQKGLRGEIKIGCSTAANLIIIPKVVERLQAEMPNVTIKVVEGNTEYIANQLLNNQLDVAIVRTTFREEIFETYSIITEPVVACMHHNHPLATKEKLYLEDFSNERFLLTTTTIGHGLSDYIIEKCKQVGFIPKVSYWGSQATPMIILASKGTGITFVPKSFEYLPFQEMPIFREIEYPSLYSHLELITLKGRFRSTATEQFLKQTLKVSQELNAVINPYYVD from the coding sequence ATGGATATTAATCGTTTTCGTTATTTTATTGCAGTGGTAGATGAAGGGAATATTTCTAAGGCAGCATTAAAATTAAAGATTACGCAGCCATCTTTGAGCATTATGATTAAACGCCTTGAGGAAGAATTAGATACGTTGTTATTCAAGCGAAAAGGAAAAAGGCTAATCCTCACTACAACAGGCAGGCTCGTATACCAACGGGCAAAAAATATTCTTAACTCCACAGATGACATGCTTCTAGAAATAAAAGAACACCAAAAAGGACTAAGAGGAGAAATTAAAATTGGGTGCTCCACCGCAGCAAACCTAATCATCATTCCAAAGGTAGTGGAGAGATTACAAGCTGAAATGCCTAATGTAACTATTAAAGTAGTCGAGGGAAATACAGAATATATCGCGAATCAATTATTGAATAATCAGCTGGACGTGGCGATTGTTCGAACGACGTTTAGGGAAGAAATTTTCGAAACGTACTCCATTATTACTGAACCTGTTGTTGCTTGTATGCATCATAACCACCCACTAGCAACAAAAGAAAAGCTATACTTAGAGGATTTTTCAAATGAAAGATTTTTATTGACCACAACGACGATCGGCCATGGATTATCAGATTATATAATTGAAAAGTGCAAACAAGTAGGGTTTATTCCAAAGGTATCCTATTGGGGTTCACAAGCAACACCTATGATTATCCTTGCAAGCAAGGGAACGGGAATTACTTTTGTCCCCAAGTCATTTGAGTACTTACCCTTTCAAGAGATGCCTATCTTCCGAGAGATTGAGTACCCTTCCCTGTACTCTCATTTAGAGTTAATCACTTTGAAGGGACGCTTTCGTAGTACAGCTACTGAACAATTTCTGAAACAAACATTAAAGGTTTCCCAAGAATTAAATGCAGTTATTAACCCTTATTATGTTGACTAA
- a CDS encoding methyl-accepting chemotaxis protein, whose protein sequence is MLGQMKRNQNGVKDDEVHILDAIRIALPYLKECMKEDVMFALTDHEKFLAYIPNSEINLGVGYGDPIPPQDIALNHALKGKTTAERLPEEAYGVPFYGKTIPVTDSQNQVIGALGLGYNIKDQVMMENTVLELEEITKLVQDQTTSIAAHSEQLAATSNNIFNYSSTAAENTATIDEVMTIIRNVSSQTNLLGLNASIEAARAGEHGRGFSIVADEVRKLSLQSSDATEKVSSSVELINGNLNEIRNGLEDIRDSANDQATSIESFTRMVDNLVKITDTLEKYVERMK, encoded by the coding sequence ATGCTGGGGCAAATGAAGCGAAATCAAAATGGGGTAAAAGATGATGAGGTACATATTCTAGATGCAATTCGTATTGCGCTTCCTTATTTGAAAGAGTGTATGAAGGAAGATGTGATGTTCGCGCTTACTGATCATGAAAAGTTTCTAGCGTACATTCCGAACTCGGAAATCAATTTGGGTGTAGGCTATGGTGACCCGATTCCTCCTCAGGATATAGCTCTTAATCATGCATTGAAAGGGAAAACAACGGCTGAAAGACTACCAGAAGAAGCATATGGTGTTCCTTTCTACGGGAAGACAATTCCGGTTACGGACAGTCAGAACCAAGTAATTGGTGCACTTGGCTTAGGGTACAACATTAAAGACCAGGTGATGATGGAAAATACCGTTTTGGAGCTTGAAGAGATTACGAAGCTTGTTCAGGACCAAACGACAAGTATTGCGGCGCATTCGGAACAGTTGGCGGCTACAAGTAACAACATCTTTAATTATTCATCAACAGCTGCAGAAAACACAGCTACTATTGATGAAGTAATGACGATAATCCGGAATGTTTCCTCCCAAACGAATTTGCTAGGCTTGAATGCATCAATAGAAGCAGCTAGAGCTGGTGAACATGGCAGGGGCTTCAGCATTGTGGCAGATGAAGTGCGTAAGCTATCACTACAGTCATCAGATGCGACGGAAAAGGTTTCTTCCTCGGTTGAACTTATTAATGGAAACCTTAATGAAATTCGCAACGGCTTAGAGGACATTCGAGACTCAGCAAACGATCAAGCAACTTCCATTGAAAGCTTTACAAGAATGGTCGATAATTTGGTGAAAATAACCGATACGCTTGAGAAGTATGTGGAGAGAATGAAATAA
- a CDS encoding IS110 family transposase, protein MNSTQNNKINQVTEQTLVVGMDIAKRTHYACFVDERGRVLKKAFPVSQSPDGFDKLYQRILKAMKEHQKTEVIIGIEPTGHYWLNLAYFLDDRGIPLVMTNPMHVKRSKELDDNLPTKHDAKDALVIARLVKDGRFSYPRILKGMEAELRVGSTLRSKLIEEQGAVRNQIIRWLDRYFPEFTKVFPTFGKMALAALETSPFPCDLAKKEVEELLDELRQVEGMKSPQAPKVAKLINVAHHSIGVTEGQQMARVEIATLVRRYRQLEQEVATLTDQLTELVRTSVEYEWLSTVPGLGDATIVELLSEIGSFSHYRHPRQLLKLAGLTLRENSSGQHKGQKRISKRGRRRLRALLFRVMMPMIRHNAAFRELHDYYTNRTTNPLRKKQSIVVLCGKLLKVLHAISTKHIAFDAKRMMQDIPLLEEAH, encoded by the coding sequence ATGAATTCTACGCAAAACAATAAAATTAATCAAGTCACCGAACAAACACTCGTTGTCGGTATGGATATTGCAAAACGTACACATTACGCATGCTTTGTCGATGAACGGGGCAGGGTGCTTAAAAAAGCTTTTCCGGTTTCTCAGTCCCCAGATGGATTCGATAAACTGTATCAAAGGATATTGAAAGCAATGAAGGAACATCAGAAAACGGAAGTCATTATTGGGATTGAGCCGACCGGTCACTACTGGCTGAACCTGGCGTATTTCCTTGATGACCGAGGCATTCCTTTGGTGATGACGAATCCAATGCATGTGAAGCGTTCCAAAGAGCTGGATGACAACCTTCCAACGAAGCATGATGCCAAGGATGCGCTGGTGATTGCCCGCCTTGTGAAAGACGGACGATTCAGCTATCCGCGAATTCTTAAAGGCATGGAAGCCGAGCTGCGCGTTGGTTCAACGCTTCGTTCAAAGCTCATAGAGGAACAAGGCGCCGTCCGAAACCAGATAATTCGCTGGCTTGATCGCTACTTTCCAGAGTTTACTAAAGTATTCCCGACCTTTGGCAAAATGGCGCTCGCTGCACTGGAAACATCGCCATTTCCATGCGATCTAGCAAAAAAAGAAGTCGAAGAGCTATTAGATGAACTTCGGCAGGTTGAAGGGATGAAATCACCCCAAGCGCCAAAAGTAGCGAAGCTCATTAACGTCGCTCACCACTCGATTGGCGTAACAGAAGGACAACAGATGGCCCGTGTTGAAATCGCCACACTTGTCCGCCGTTACCGCCAGCTTGAACAAGAGGTTGCGACCTTGACGGATCAGTTAACAGAGCTTGTCCGAACATCTGTTGAATATGAATGGCTTTCGACTGTACCAGGTCTCGGAGATGCGACCATTGTCGAACTGCTCTCTGAAATCGGCAGTTTCTCTCATTACCGCCACCCACGCCAACTACTCAAACTTGCGGGGTTAACGTTGCGAGAGAACTCATCCGGTCAGCACAAAGGACAGAAGCGAATCTCTAAGCGTGGAAGGAGACGGCTGCGCGCCCTCCTCTTCCGTGTCATGATGCCGATGATTCGCCATAACGCAGCCTTTCGCGAGCTGCATGATTATTATACAAACCGGACAACAAACCCATTACGCAAAAAGCAGTCAATCGTTGTTCTATGCGGTAAGTTATTGAAAGTTTTACATGCGATCAGCACGAAGCACATAGCCTTTGATGCAAAGCGAATGATGCAAGATATCCCTCTCCTCGAAGAGGCACACTAA
- a CDS encoding YdcF family protein produces MKRKRVLIIPVILLLYILPVHIAIQGAAGNEPKKDAAYLIVLGAKVNGEQMSHVLTNRAKAAVAYLQENPDTKVIATGGQGKGEDITEAEAVSRYLIKQGIDEKRIIKEERSTSTYENLTFAKAFMKEEDNEVVIVSNDFHVYRALKIANRLDIEAEPLAAETPLIARPQLYVREYAAVAKSFLFDR; encoded by the coding sequence ATGAAACGAAAACGAGTCTTAATCATACCTGTAATTCTACTACTCTACATTCTGCCAGTCCATATCGCGATCCAAGGTGCGGCGGGAAATGAACCGAAGAAGGATGCGGCGTATTTGATTGTGCTTGGTGCGAAAGTGAATGGTGAGCAGATGTCTCATGTGCTTACGAACCGTGCAAAAGCAGCTGTCGCTTATTTGCAAGAAAACCCTGACACGAAAGTCATTGCAACAGGCGGTCAGGGAAAAGGGGAAGACATCACGGAAGCGGAAGCTGTGAGTCGTTATTTGATTAAGCAGGGGATAGATGAGAAGCGGATTATAAAGGAAGAACGGTCGACCTCAACTTATGAAAACCTTACGTTTGCAAAAGCATTCATGAAGGAAGAGGATAATGAGGTGGTTATTGTAAGCAATGATTTTCACGTATACCGAGCTTTGAAAATAGCAAATCGGTTGGATATCGAAGCGGAACCATTAGCCGCAGAAACACCGTTGATTGCACGGCCGCAGCTTTATGTACGGGAATACGCGGCAGTGGCGAAATCATTTTTGTTTGATCGTTGA
- a CDS encoding sulfite exporter TauE/SafE family protein, giving the protein MGSVAGVGGGVIIKPTLDVLSSYDVSSISALSSATVFAMAVMSLIKTFYRKVKIEYTISLFLALGSVIGGILGKTTFNQIVSSASSKDIVTVIQAGTLAVLLIFVLLFVKNKQKMKTFKIRNKATILLVGFLLGTFSSFLGIGGGPFNVAILMWFFSLNTKDSAINSIFIIFFSQLSTLVTISFSPGFGQLNLSMMTYMIVGGLLGGLLGSALSKKIDDQQVEKIFNLTLVLIIGINLYTIFSKVS; this is encoded by the coding sequence ATCGGTTCGGTTGCAGGTGTTGGCGGTGGGGTCATTATCAAGCCTACTTTAGATGTCCTAAGCTCTTATGATGTTTCTTCAATCAGCGCCCTTTCGTCAGCGACAGTTTTTGCGATGGCTGTGATGTCTTTAATAAAAACATTTTATAGAAAGGTAAAAATCGAGTATACGATCAGTCTATTTCTAGCGCTTGGTTCGGTAATCGGTGGGATTCTTGGTAAGACGACATTTAATCAAATTGTCAGTTCTGCTTCTTCAAAGGATATTGTAACCGTCATACAAGCAGGTACACTAGCGGTATTGCTCATATTTGTTCTTTTATTTGTAAAAAATAAACAGAAAATGAAAACCTTTAAGATACGAAATAAAGCTACTATCTTGTTGGTAGGGTTTCTGTTAGGGACGTTTTCATCGTTTTTAGGAATCGGTGGAGGGCCTTTTAATGTGGCAATTCTCATGTGGTTCTTTTCACTAAATACAAAGGATTCTGCGATCAATTCGATTTTTATTATTTTCTTTTCGCAATTATCAACGTTAGTGACCATTTCTTTCTCACCAGGGTTTGGCCAGCTGAATTTGTCGATGATGACGTACATGATCGTTGGCGGACTATTAGGAGGGCTCCTTGGTTCAGCTTTATCAAAGAAAATCGATGATCAACAAGTTGAAAAAATATTCAACCTGACATTAGTGCTGATTATTGGCATTAATCTATACACGATTTTTTCGAAGGTTAGTTAA
- the glsA gene encoding glutaminase A: MNANKLNISENQEFIYFLKERILNYKEDQGGACASYIPELKKANPNHLAINLLLPNGESFSEGDFQQSFSIQSISKVISFIAACMARGVSYVLDWVGVEPTGNPFNSYLIEKRKPLNPMINAGALTTVSLLPGNNSVEKFHSVTDLLSILIGRKVMINSKIFNSELESAYRNRALANLLMENEFLASGVEETVLTYTKLCSINVTVNDLAKISLILAYDGFDPINEIQLIPTDIARLTKVLMYTCGMYNSSGEFAALVGIPAKSGVSGGILAIVPPSHRNSSLISNGCGIGIYGPAIDENGNSVKGIKLLKDLIRSYDVSIF, translated from the coding sequence ATGAATGCAAATAAATTAAATATCTCAGAGAACCAAGAATTCATCTACTTTTTGAAAGAAAGAATCTTGAACTATAAGGAAGATCAAGGTGGAGCTTGTGCAAGCTATATTCCCGAGTTAAAAAAAGCTAACCCTAATCACTTAGCTATTAACCTTTTGCTGCCTAATGGAGAGAGCTTTTCTGAGGGAGATTTTCAGCAATCTTTTTCAATTCAAAGTATTTCGAAGGTCATTTCCTTTATAGCAGCATGTATGGCAAGGGGGGTGTCCTATGTATTAGACTGGGTAGGTGTTGAACCTACTGGAAATCCATTTAACTCATATTTAATTGAAAAGCGGAAGCCTTTGAATCCTATGATTAATGCAGGTGCATTAACAACAGTGTCTCTTCTTCCTGGTAACAATTCGGTTGAAAAATTTCATAGTGTCACGGATCTCTTATCTATATTAATCGGTAGAAAGGTAATGATTAATTCGAAAATTTTCAATTCTGAATTAGAATCAGCTTACCGTAATCGTGCACTAGCCAATTTATTGATGGAGAACGAATTCCTAGCTTCGGGTGTGGAAGAAACAGTACTAACTTATACAAAGCTTTGCTCAATTAATGTGACTGTGAATGATTTAGCCAAAATCAGCTTAATTCTTGCGTATGACGGGTTCGATCCAATAAATGAAATACAATTAATTCCAACTGATATTGCAAGGCTTACAAAGGTGTTAATGTATACGTGTGGGATGTATAATTCTTCTGGAGAATTTGCTGCACTTGTAGGAATACCAGCAAAGAGTGGTGTCTCAGGTGGTATACTAGCAATTGTGCCACCATCTCATCGAAACAGCTCTTTAATATCTAATGGGTGTGGAATTGGTATATATGGGCCGGCAATCGATGAAAATGGGAACAGTGTGAAAGGAATAAAGTTATTAAAAGACTTAATTCGGTCGTATGATGTGAGCATTTTTTAA
- a CDS encoding GNAT family N-acetyltransferase — protein sequence MVEVEVDEAQKLGMDKGFEVPAIEIMYIGINENYQNQGIGTEIIKGVIGQALEIAEIIGCRYVFLWAVPKAIPFYERKLYFESMNKERDGLRLMRFLIPEINFDFEE from the coding sequence TTGGTAGAAGTTGAAGTAGATGAAGCGCAAAAGTTAGGTATGGATAAGGGATTTGAAGTGCCTGCAATAGAGATAATGTATATTGGAATAAACGAAAATTATCAAAACCAAGGAATTGGTACAGAAATTATAAAAGGTGTTATAGGGCAGGCGCTAGAAATAGCTGAAATAATTGGCTGTAGATATGTTTTTTTATGGGCAGTTCCAAAAGCCATTCCCTTCTATGAAAGGAAATTGTATTTTGAAAGTATGAATAAAGAAAGAGACGGGCTACGCCTTATGAGATTTTTAATCCCTGAAATTAATTTTGATTTTGAAGAATAA
- a CDS encoding agmatinase family protein produces MTQKLYGNTPCFLGAENLSLTKNIDHVDAVVYGVPWEGAVTWGDYTGCELGPKVMRLCSARYSGYLPELDNIDVFDSIKIGDVGDVDVVPADVDETMDRIERFTEKLWSGKKFLIGLGGDHGVTYPIIKSLTKQGKKVGIIHLDAHYDNLPSYNGDKYARCSPFARLYELEGVKNENIIHAGIHGPRNTPESGRNATAAGAVTITVNEIRGNQNLKKLADEIYQLASKDVDCVYLSICSDVLDYAFNPGGPVDGNGISSFELLTLVHEFAKKGIIGMDFVEVYPQQDPNQFSAHFASTIILYALAGTIKQKQLQK; encoded by the coding sequence ATGACACAAAAGCTATATGGAAATACTCCATGCTTTCTTGGAGCAGAGAATTTATCTTTGACAAAGAACATCGATCATGTCGATGCTGTTGTATATGGTGTCCCTTGGGAAGGGGCTGTAACCTGGGGAGATTATACAGGGTGTGAATTAGGTCCGAAGGTAATGAGATTATGTTCTGCTAGGTATAGTGGTTATTTGCCGGAGTTGGACAATATCGATGTCTTTGATTCTATTAAGATAGGAGATGTAGGAGATGTTGATGTCGTTCCAGCGGATGTAGACGAAACGATGGATCGAATTGAAAGATTTACCGAGAAGTTATGGAGTGGTAAGAAGTTTCTCATTGGTCTTGGTGGGGACCACGGCGTTACCTATCCAATAATTAAGTCCCTTACGAAACAAGGGAAGAAGGTTGGGATTATTCATCTTGATGCTCATTATGATAATCTACCCTCTTACAATGGGGATAAATACGCGAGATGCAGCCCGTTTGCCAGATTGTATGAATTAGAAGGTGTCAAAAATGAAAATATTATCCATGCTGGTATTCATGGTCCTCGAAACACACCAGAAAGTGGTCGGAATGCAACAGCAGCAGGAGCTGTTACAATAACGGTTAATGAAATTCGTGGTAATCAAAATTTGAAGAAGCTTGCCGATGAAATTTATCAACTAGCTAGTAAAGACGTGGATTGTGTATATTTAAGTATTTGTAGCGATGTTCTTGATTACGCTTTCAATCCGGGTGGACCAGTTGATGGAAATGGTATATCTTCTTTTGAATTGCTGACACTTGTACATGAGTTTGCCAAGAAAGGTATTATTGGAATGGACTTTGTAGAAGTATATCCACAACAGGATCCAAATCAATTTTCAGCACATTTTGCATCAACGATAATTTTATATGCATTGGCAGGTACAATTAAGCAAAAACAACTTCAAAAATAA
- a CDS encoding class II histone deacetylase, whose amino-acid sequence MAKKTGFVCDESYFWHDTGNGALFMPPGGWIETDVHSENPDTKRRFKNLLERSGLMKELTQVAPRMASNEEIKLYHSEEYIRKVEELSEIGHGDAGELALVGKGSYEIALLSAGGAIKAVEAVADGDVDNVYALIRPPGHHAEAELGMGFCLFNNIAIAAKYARENLGFEKVMVLDWDVHHGNGTESAFYDDPNVLFVSMHQEKNFPPGRGQAEDVGEGEGKGYNINIPLPAGTGNAGYMHALEEIVGPVADQFQPELILISAGQDPSLFDPLARMMVTAEGFRRMTRFMLGLADKYTGGKLVACHEGGYSSAYVPFCSHAIVEEMSGVRTEVEDPFAQALHEIPTDELFDIQKDYVEKVKKVQSEFWKF is encoded by the coding sequence ATGGCTAAGAAAACGGGCTTTGTTTGTGACGAAAGTTATTTTTGGCATGATACTGGAAATGGGGCATTGTTCATGCCTCCGGGTGGATGGATTGAGACAGATGTGCATTCTGAAAATCCTGATACGAAGCGCAGATTTAAGAATTTGTTAGAAAGAAGCGGTTTAATGAAGGAGCTTACACAAGTTGCTCCTAGAATGGCCTCTAATGAAGAAATAAAGTTATATCATAGTGAAGAATATATTAGAAAAGTTGAAGAGCTTAGTGAAATTGGACATGGTGATGCTGGGGAACTGGCTCTTGTTGGAAAAGGGTCTTATGAAATTGCACTTCTCTCGGCCGGCGGAGCTATTAAAGCAGTTGAGGCTGTAGCGGATGGTGACGTTGATAATGTATATGCGTTGATACGTCCACCAGGTCATCATGCGGAAGCTGAGTTAGGAATGGGCTTTTGCCTTTTTAACAATATAGCAATTGCAGCGAAGTATGCTCGTGAGAACTTAGGATTTGAAAAGGTGATGGTGCTAGACTGGGATGTGCATCATGGAAATGGAACAGAGTCTGCCTTCTATGATGACCCGAATGTCTTGTTTGTTTCAATGCATCAAGAGAAGAATTTTCCTCCTGGCCGCGGGCAAGCTGAAGATGTTGGAGAAGGTGAAGGCAAAGGTTATAACATTAATATCCCATTGCCAGCTGGTACTGGAAATGCAGGGTATATGCATGCGCTCGAAGAAATCGTCGGCCCCGTAGCGGACCAGTTTCAGCCAGAGTTAATTCTTATTTCAGCAGGGCAAGACCCAAGCTTGTTCGACCCGCTGGCGCGGATGATGGTAACAGCCGAAGGTTTCCGGAGAATGACTCGGTTTATGCTAGGGCTTGCTGATAAATACACAGGTGGAAAACTAGTTGCATGCCATGAAGGTGGCTACAGCTCTGCGTATGTCCCGTTCTGTTCACACGCAATTGTGGAAGAAATGAGCGGGGTTCGAACAGAGGTTGAAGACCCATTTGCTCAAGCGTTACATGAAATCCCAACTGACGAACTCTTTGATATACAAAAAGACTATGTGGAGAAAGTGAAGAAGGTACAGAGTGAATTTTGGAAGTTTTGA
- a CDS encoding excalibur calcium-binding domain-containing protein — translation MGTIGNDQPQDDDNNSTNNGNLKYDPQGPDRNCSDFLTQEEAQAFFEAAGSEDPHGLDRDGDGVVCESLR, via the coding sequence GTGGGTACAATCGGTAATGACCAACCTCAAGATGATGATAATAATTCAACAAACAACGGAAATTTAAAATATGACCCACAAGGACCGGATCGTAACTGCTCTGACTTTTTAACTCAAGAAGAAGCACAAGCATTTTTTGAAGCAGCCGGTTCAGAAGATCCTCACGGCTTAGACCGTGATGGTGATGGGGTTGTTTGTGAGAGTTTACGTTAA
- a CDS encoding LuxR C-terminal-related transcriptional regulator yields the protein MHTSLFPNDYEKMLHFATTIAQPTENIRSLIQHELAAQFGYDESIFWLADDNGNLTNPLPYRIHDKVVVDYIEEYFEYDYLHPKKHLNLFRSNKALRLSDLTTFNEYENSTYYRSFMQPNGYYDEMVVALMNSENSCVGVLGMARRKDTMPFTTKDCKRFQLLSELIGTTLSRQTKPVPSLLSKREAEVTQLLKEGRTNQEIAQELYISLNTVKKHLQNIFQKYEVRNRVQLVKKL from the coding sequence GTGCACACATCATTATTCCCTAACGATTATGAAAAAATGCTCCACTTTGCGACTACAATAGCACAACCTACTGAAAACATTCGCTCTCTCATTCAACATGAGCTAGCTGCTCAATTTGGCTACGATGAATCAATCTTCTGGCTGGCAGATGATAACGGAAACTTAACCAACCCGCTCCCCTATCGCATTCATGATAAGGTTGTTGTTGATTATATTGAAGAGTATTTTGAATATGATTACCTCCATCCGAAGAAACACCTTAACCTTTTCCGTTCAAATAAGGCATTACGCCTTTCTGATCTAACCACATTCAATGAATACGAAAACTCTACATACTATCGCTCATTCATGCAGCCAAACGGCTATTACGACGAAATGGTCGTTGCCTTAATGAACAGCGAAAACTCCTGTGTCGGGGTACTTGGCATGGCAAGAAGAAAGGACACAATGCCTTTTACTACAAAAGATTGCAAACGCTTTCAATTGTTATCTGAACTAATCGGAACAACCCTATCACGCCAAACAAAACCCGTTCCCTCCCTCCTGTCCAAACGTGAAGCAGAAGTCACCCAGCTCTTAAAAGAAGGACGAACCAACCAAGAAATCGCCCAAGAACTCTACATTTCACTTAATACCGTGAAAAAGCACTTGCAAAATATATTTCAAAAATATGAAGTGAGGAATAGAGTGCAGCTGGTGAAGAAGTTGTGA